The genomic segment CCTGCCTGGCACAGGAGGGTGCCCTGGGCGGCAAGAAGCACTGGCTGGCTCCTGGCCACACTGCTGCAAGCCCCTGAAGGCTGGGGAAGGCACGGGGCAGCTGCGTGGGTTTGGAGGCagaagcaggagctgggagaggtTTTCACACGGCTGCCCAGGAAGGGGAGAGTGTGGCAGGCTGCGTCACGCAGCCgcacccagcccagccagcaccGTTGCACTAcagctccccttccccctccgcACCAGCATGCCAGGAAACCCCTTCGGCAGGTGCCAGCCCATCCAGGAGCCATGGCAGTGCCAGCCCTCCCGCTTCCCGTCCAACCCTGACAACCAGggcttccttcctcccctctccgCCCAGCCAGTCCTTTGTTCCCTGTGCCTTCATCACTGCACCCAGCAAGGTGTCCACCAGCCACCCCCATCCAGGGCTCGGGCATCCCAGACAGAGTCTCacccagcagggaggggagcaaGGCGCCTGCAAAAGGAAAGCATCCCCCAGTGTCTTCCCGCCTGCAGCACCGAGggtctctctcctcctccctgaaTGGCAGATACCGGGATGTGCCGCACAGCATCCAGCTCCCCAGACACCAGCCCTTACCCTGGCTCCACCGCAAGCAGCTCAGGACCACGGACTTGCAGCCCACCTAGCCAAGGTGTCAGGACCCCAGCAGAGCCCCTTGCCACGAGAGATGCATGTGCAGGGGGCGAGGGTGGCACCTCTTTTGTGTGACTGTTAAGCTGAATTGGCCTCACAGCTCACCCAGTAGCATCACAGCAATGGATGCAGCAGAGAGCCAAAGCACGTGCCAGCACTGCTTTCCCCTGGGCTCAACCCCACTACAGCCCTCAAAGCCAGGGCAGGACACCTCCTTCCAGCCCCCTCCGGCAGCCCCAGACGTGGCAGGACAGCCTACCCTGCTGGCAGCGATCTTGCTCAAGGCAAGCAGTGGCCAAGGACAGAAGCATGTTCCAGGCAGGAGCTTTAGGATTAGGGATGCCTCTGGGGCGCAGAGCAGCACAGGGTCACCCCTTCCCATCAGACAGGGCCCACCACCCCACTGCACAGTCTAGCCCCACCAGAGGCCCACAAAGGTGGCTGTGTTCCCTGGGAATGTCcttgctgctcctgcctgccctgctcaggACAACAGCATTGGCCAAGCCCCGAGGGCAACACTGGCCTGTGCACACAGCGGGGCTGTTGCTTCACAAGGCCCCTGCCACGGGCTCTGGGAGGTTCCTCCATCCGACCAGACCCTTTGTTAAGCACTGGCTCGCAgccaagagaaatattttttagagAATAAACTCGCTGAAGCTGCCGCTGCGTGCTCGGCAGAGATCAGCAGGCCCTGGGGAAGCGGTGCTGGCGACTCCAGCCTCGCACAGTGCCCTCAGGGTCCATGCTCtgtgctggggtgctgcagagACCCATGTCCCTCTGGGACAGGTGCACAGCACCAGGCTTGTGCTGGGGGCAGGCCCCCACACAGTGCCACGAGCAAAGTTGTCCTTCAATAGGCAGTCTCCATGCCAGCTGCCCGAGCGTCAGCAGCACAGACAACACAGTTGCATTCCATGGCTTATAAGGCAATTGTGTGGCCGGAGCTGTGGCCAGCACTCACCCAGGGACCCACGTGCACCCAGGGGCCAGACCTGGCCTGGGCAAGAATCACATTGGGAGCAGCTTGCACCAGGCACCTCAGCcaagagcagccagcagcacaatAGCTCTTGCTcatgctggagaaatgggctggcTTTGTGGAAGGAGCTGCATCCCAGTCCAGCAGCAGTGCAGGTAGCAGCACAGGCTTCTTCCACTCCCTGCCTGTTCCAGGCCAGCTcgggtgcagagctgggagctgtgcAGCCAGAAGGAGGGCAGAAGGGCACAAGCCAGGTCTTAGGATGCTGAGCCCAGTGTTGTGGTACAGACTGGGAAGCTGGCCCCACAGCTCAGAGACAGTAAGAATGGCTCCCCTCCCCCTGTGGCAGGCACACTCCGGAAGGGGCCTCCACTGCCCCCCCCAGCAGGCAGAATGACTCTGCAGAGGCTGTACAGTGTTTCTCATCTGCAGTTCTCTGCCCGGAACACCCCCATGCTGGACCGCAGCTGATAAGGCTCCAAGGAGGCTACACAGcgccaggcagggcaggacaCTGCACTCCCAGGGCCCTGGCTCATCCACATCTCCTAGACAGTTCTGTCTCAGCCACCTGGACACAGCCACCATGGCTCCCACCCGCAGAAGCAGGGGAAGAATGGGTGTTGCCGGTCTCAGCTTCTCTTACCCTGGAGATCGAGAGCGGCATGCTGaaatccttccctccctgcagcctgaaGCCCCAGGGTGCCGGCCCATTCAGCATCACCTTGTAGGATTCCATGTCACCCATTCCTGTAACAGAAGAGGGTGTGATCCTAGCTTTAGGGTACATGGGAACAatgcagggagaggaagagaggagggggCCTGGCATctggcaggacagggcaggaggggacaggTCACATTTCCAGTAGTAACTCCACCCCGACCATCCTACACTGTGGTTAGAGACGCACCCCACATCTATCAgcatctcctccagcagcaccagagCCAAGGGGCCAAAGCTAACACTGACTAGCATCAGGGAGCTAGGtacagccctgctgccaccgACAGCTGAGCACCTACGGGCTCTGCTCTCCCAAACCTGGGTCATGCTCTCCCTTGCAGCACCCCAGAAACTCAGGCTGCTGAGAGCCGAGACCATTCAGACCGCAGAGAAGCGGCAGCAGGTTCAGAAGGATGGGAATCAGAAGCGTTTTTGCCAGGTGacttagcagcagcagcacacgaGCTGCATAGTGCCACTCGAGGCgcctggcagagcagccaggctggcacTCCGGCAGCCAGCCGAGCAGATGGTACCTGGGAGCGAGCCCATCTCTGCACACAGAGCCGGGGCTTTGGCAGGGAGAGAATCCCGGCGCTCCCCTGCCttgccagggctgtgctgacAACTGTCAGCCGGCCAAGGCTCCGGGCAGAGTGACCAGCCCCAGCCTCCTGGCCACCCCTCATCTGGAAGGAGCCGCCGCGCCCCCGTGAAGCCCCCCCCAGGACCTTCCTCCTGCCGCCGGCCGGCGGGGACAGGGCCAGCTCCGGGGGCCCGCGGCCCTCCCCGCCCCTCCAAGGGAGGGCAGGCTCCCAGCTGGGAGGCGGCGGAGGCTGCAAGACTGGGGGCCAGCGTGCCCCCACTCTCCCCAGGCCGGTGCGGGCTATATAAGGCGTGTAAGACGACACCAGCCCGCTCCCCGCTCGGGAGGGCCGGGGGAACGCTGCGTGTCAGGCATTCCCGGCGTCCGGCAGCCATGCACGCCCCAGCGAGGCGCCGGTACCAGGACGGGCCGGAGCGGGCAGGCAGCTCCCCCAAGGGGCCGGGGgtcccctgcagccccgggCTGGAGAGCCCTCCCGCTGCGGAGGGAGCGGGCCCCGGGCCGCCTGCCCCACAGGAACCCCGTCACCCCCATCCCGCCCCACAGAGCCTCCCTTCCCTGGGTTCAGggaccccggcccggccccacgAAGACCCCAACGCTGCCCCATACGAGCCCAACCCGCCCCCGACTCACCACCTTCCCTTAGACCCAGAACCCCCTCCCCCAGCAGAAGGCAGAGACGCCAGTCCTCCCGCACTCACTCACCCGCGGCCGGCCGGGCTCCCGGCGGAGCGGGCCGAGCGGGCGGCGCCGCAGCGGAAAGCAGAGCGGAACGCAACCGGCGACCGAGGCACTCGGACAGGGGCACCGCCCCCGCCCACCCTTGCCCCACCTTATATAGGATCGAGAGGGGGCGGAGCCAGCGAGCGACTCAGCCAATCACTGAGCGCGCCTGCTTGCCAGGGCGGGCACTgcggcgccccctggcgggGAGATGCGGGCTGCCCCGACCCGGCCCCGGGACCGACCCCTatccccgcccgcccccgcagCACCGGCAGAGCCCAGTCCGGCCCAGGCTGTTTATTCACCGCACCACCGAACTGCATCCGGCCCGGTCTCAGGCCCAGTCCCGCGGGCCGGGGGTCTCCCGGCTGAGCAGCCGCACCAGCTTGGACCGGAGGTTGCTCTGGGGTTTGGGCCCGGGGGCCCCTGGCGGCACCTCCGGCCCCCCGCGGCCCCAGCGCTGCTccgggggctgggggctgccccgcGGCAGCTGAGCCAGCGCAGCCCGGTTGTCATAGAGGGGGCCTGCCTCGTTGCTGTGGCCCTCAGGGGCCTGCCGGCACCCCAACTCCCactgcccttcctcctcttcctccccctgctcAGCTCTTGCAGGACCCGTCTCTGCCGTGAAGATGTTCTCGTAGAGATGCTCAGGGGGCAGCTTCCCTGCTGCCCAGGGCTCACCGGGACCTGGTCGCCCCGGCCCAAAGAAGGGCTGCCGTCCCCGGGCAATGGAGGCATAGACAATGGGTCCTGTGGCCTCCGGCTCTGGTGGGGGGAAGCAGCTAAGACTGGTgtgggggtgggaggcaggctgtgccccccCCAGGGTTGGGCTGGACTGGGGCTCCTCGGCCCCAGGGGCCCAGGGCTGAGGCTCAAGGCCCTGGGTAGAGAGCTGGGGATCCAGGGCACAGAAGAGCCGGGGGTCTGGTGCATCCTTGCCCTGCTGGTGGCAGGCAatggcagcagccacagcacgGCAGAGCTCCGGGGCCCGCGGAGTGCTGAAGGTGAAGGTGCCCTCACCAGAGTCGCTGCGGCGGCCAGCCTCAAAGGAGAAGATGGTCTGTGGGAGCAAAGGGCAGGGTGAGGGACTGGCACCCACCTTGGGCAGCCGGcagccccagggtggggggaggcacACACCTGATCCTGGCCAAACTTGCGGAGAAAGTTGTAGGGCCAGGTGAGCAGAGGCTGGCGGGACTGTGGGTCCTTCAGCGTCAGGCTCTGGGGAAGGGCTGAGAGTAGGTAGTGCCCATGCAGACCGCAGCGGGCAGCCGCCTCCGTCCGGACCACCAGCACCAGGAATTCGGTCACTACAGGAGCAGAGCAAGGCAGGGGTCAGTACCATGGGGCTGAGCCAGAGCCCACCCCGGCCCCATCTGCCACCCCTGCACGTACAGTCCTGCCAGGAGGAGTAGAGGGAGTTCTCCTCCATGGGGACAGCAGGGGTGGGCTGGGTCCTGTCACTGCTCTGCATCGTCTCCTTTGCACCCTGAAACAGAGGGATGTGAGAGCAGCTTCCAGACTGGGGGAGCACAagcccccctgcctgcccatgcaCCCCAGAGCCTCCTGGCTCAACCAAGCCAGGAGCAGCATGCAGGTCCCAGCTATGCTGGACCCCATGGTACCTGGAAGgccagctggcagagctgggcgATCCACTCATCCCGCTGCTCAGCTGCCAGCACGTAGCTCTTTTCCGTGGTGGTGAGGTAGAAGGCGGCAGTGGCTTTGGGGCAGCTCTCGGTACCTGCTGGGCCCACAGAGACACAGTCCGAGAGGCGGATCACCCGGCGGGAACACCGCCGCAGGGAGGTTTTGTCCAACGCTGTGCCGTCATCCCGCACATCAAACTTCTCCATGCGGGCCACGCCAGAGGGGCTGGCAGCAAAGAGCTGGGCTCGCATCTTCCTCCAGGACCTCTgcaatgtggggaaaaaaatggtcaGCAAAGAGCTGCCTGCTGCACCCTTGCAGCGCTGCCCTCCATGCAGGGCTGGCAGCGCTTGGGAAGAGCCGTGCGGGGCAGGACTGGACACAGGGGCTCCCCGCCCACACGtgccaggtgctgcaggagggcaCAGAGAGCTGGGGCCAGCACAGGCCCCTGGGGCTTGCAGGGCAGGACTGTCCTGTCCTAAAGCTGGGTTGAGGGGGGGCCTTGCCAGGAGCCAGCTCGGCATGGCTTGCTGGGTGAGTCATGCTTGCTCCCAGCTCATGGAGCACCAGGTCCTGCTCTTTGTTCCCCACTGCAAGTGCCAGcctgccactgctgcagctgagctctTGAGCTGTTCTCAGGACAGACCCTGATGCAAATTAAAGCCATTTTGAGCTGCCGAGGCTCCTGCTAGCAGTCTTGCATCTGCCGAGCATGGCGAGGCCCTGCAGCTCGCAGCCCGCTTCCTCCCAGGGGAGActctgcagcaccagcacctTCCCAGCCCGTCACGGGATAGAGGGGGTGCGTGCCCCCACACGCCTTAAAAGCACAGCAGAGCCTCCGCCCTGCAGAAACCAGATGTAGCCCAGCACCCAAAATACCCACTGTCACCAGCCTGCCTGACTCCTACGCAGCAGAGCTCTGGCCCCACGCATGTGGGGCCTGCCCGCTTCAGTTCTAAGACTGCTCTTGGCAGCGAGGTCGTAGCATGATTGCAGCCTGGCGCATCCACCGAGCCCTCTGTGGGGGTACGGCTACCCCGCCCTGGCACATGGGACGCTGCTAAGGCAAGGCCAGCACACCAGTAGGACCTGCTTCGCCAGCACACACCTCACAGCTCCCTAGAGCCAGCTTAGCCCAGTGAGGACTCCCACCATGTCCCCCATACTGTGCCCAGAGGGCTGCAGCACTCAGTGCCCACCGTGAGGACCCAGGGCAACAGGCCAAGCCATGAGGGGTGCTCCATGGATGGCACTGGCACCCCAAGGCCAGGCTTGCAGAGGGCTGGGTGCAGAGGCACATCCCACGCGCTGCCCCGCTGACCTGCTCCCACACACATGCTGGAGCTGCGCCTCATTAACACACTTTTATTGTTTCATTGCGAATCGGGCGGTGACCAAGCGAGAAGAGGGACCCTGTGTGCAGGGGTGAGCCCGAGCAGGTGCCTGCACGGATGAGTCCCCTCAGCCACAGGGAGAGCCCCGCTCTGGGGGCTGCGGTGCCCAGGGCCCCCCCCGAGTCAGCTCTGAAGGGTCTagctcccctcccccctttccAGGCTACCAACAGCCCGGCCCCAGGCCTGACATCAAGACAGGTCAGGGCAAACACTGTTCCCAGCCCCAAATCCACCCTTTACCTTTCCAAATTTGCAGTGCTGCACATAGAGGATCCCATCCTTCACCGGTCTCTCCATGGGCCCAGcactgccctggcagccagTACAAGGATTAGGAGCTCGGGCtaccagcagcagagaaaacgTGACTGCTGCAGCCTAAGCAACTGCATGGGGTAGACTTCCTTCTCTCAGTGACTTCCCCTTTTCAGTGTGTGGGATGAGGGGCAGAGGCTGGGCCACGGGAGGTGTCCGTCCGTCTGCCCTCCCCCTCGCAGAGTCAGTGGGGCAGAACgtgtgcaggcagggcacaggAAGCACCATGGGGACAGTCCAACGCCAGTGCAGCACACTCCGCCTCACCCCAGCTGCATCTGAGTGCGTTTGGGAGGGATATGGGAACAGTCACCAGCTGAGGATGCACAAAGCCAGGTAGTGGGGGATGGTCCTGGAGAAACTGAGGGCCTTTGAAGAGGACCGACATAAGACCCTGGCCACTCCactgcagggagctggcaggggcagCGGGTGGGCAGCCACAGACCGGCTGCGCCCCTTGgggcttcctcctcccctcaggCACTGCTACCTGCTTGCCCAACACGCCACTCATAATGGTCTGTTGCAGCACAGCTCCACACATTTCCTTCCAGGGCAGAAGCTTCATCAGGCTGAGCTGACAACAACCCCAGTAGCCAAAAGCTTAGAAAAGgggctgcagcagtgcaggacAGGTCCCTGGGCTCGGGAAAGGCAAGGGGAGCTGGGGAACTGCCCCAGCTGAAAGGGAAGCGAGACCCACGCAGGGGGAGCGATGGGCAGCACTCTCCCCAGGCTAGAAGTCCATTGAGCTGTGGGCCAGGTAGTCCTTTCGGCCAATGTTGCTGACTTGCTTGGTCTGCATCGCCTCCAGCTTGGGGCAGTCGGTGATGCGATGGCCCAGGCCACCACAGAAGGCACAACCCCGCTCACCTGCAACAGAAGGGAGGAGGTCAGGGGCAGGCGTGCCATGCCAGGAGAGTGGCCACCGCACCCCAGAAGCAGAGGGACTATGCCAgcacctcctcctgctgctgcagcaccggGCTGCCGGCATGGTTAGGCAATGACAGCCCCGAGGCAGGTGGGAACTGCCCTGGGAGCTCCAGGTCCTGCCCACACAGCCCAGACCTCTCAACAGCCCTGCAGAAGGTCCCTCTGCCAGCCCGGGGTCTCTCACCTCCGATGTCCAGCATGGTCTCGTCCCCGCAGTGCAGCACTTGGAGCACAGGCGGCACCTTCTGCTTTGCCTCCAGGAGCAGCGCCTTCAGGTCCATCAGCACCGACTCATCTGGGGGCAGAGACATGGATCAGACCCAGCccgggcaggggtggggggcactgCCTCACACCACCATCTCCCTGTCATAACAACTTGTCCCTGCTTGCTCAGGAACACCCCCTTTGCCAAGGCAGAGGCATCTCCATCACCCAGCTGCCTCCTACAGCCACAGGCTGTAGGCCTGCAGGCAGTCCCCAGCCCTGTTTCTCACCGCAGGCCTTGTTGATGAAGGTGGTGGCAATGCCCGTGTTGCCTGAGCGGCCTGTACGCCCAATACGGTGAACTGCAGAGAAAGACACAGGTTCAGGCCCAGGTGAACACAATGTGACACACcacccctgcctccagccactgcAGAGGCTTCCTGGCCTCTGCACCCACCCTGCCACACCCTTGTAGGTCCCCCACAGGGCCTAGTCCCCACCATAGTTCTCAATCTCCTCCGGCATGTCATAGTTGATGACGTGCTGGATAGCTGGGAAGTCCAGGCCCTTGGAAGCGACATCAGTGGCAACCAGGACATCCTTCTTCCCATCCCGGAAGGCCTCGATGGCTTTTGTCCGTTCCTCTTGATCTGCAAAGGACCAGAAGAGATCAGCAAGGGCAGAGCTCCCAGTCCTACCTCCCACAGCAACCGCTACGGCCTCAAAGCCAAGCATCGCTCAGCCGGGGCTCTCCCAGTTAGAGGGCTTATGCAGCCTTtccccaaacaaacaagcagaggGACCTCTAGGTCCCATAAGGACCTGCACTGAGTTTATGCCTGCTACACACCACACTGTGTTTGCTCCCAACACTGTCACAGCCCTTCCTCACACCACCACAAATGGCTGCATGCTGGCACCTCCTGTGGCGACATACCACCCTGGCAGGAGTGGGGCTAGGcaggtccccaccatggcccagGCCTCCCCAACACCCTTGCTGACCTTTCCCTCCATGGATGGCCACAGCCTCCACACCCTTGAGCAGCAGGTACTCGTGGATTGCATCAACATCCGCCTTCTTCTCCGCAAAGATCAGCACCTGTGGTGGCACAGACACCATGGAAGAGCTGCCTTTCCACGGTCTGGCACTGCTGGTATCAGCACAACCCCCCAGGAAACCCATTTTCCCTTGCTAAGCAGAACACACAACAGCTCTGGGCCCAGGGCCTGCTCACACGTGGAGCACGGCTCGCTCACACTCCTGCCCCACCCatggcagagccctgcagcaTCACAGACGCATCCCCACTGCACGATGGGGCTGCGGTGTGCCTGCCATGCCCCCAGCCATGCTGCCAGAGCAGCCTGAGCATGCTACTCACGGGTGGCGGGGTCTTCTGCAGGCACTCAAGGAGGTACACCATCTTGGCCTCCTCTTTCACGTACTCCACTTCCTAGGAACAAGCACAGAGATGAGCCAGATAGGCAACAGAGACATTGCCATCACTTGGTAACCCTTAACCTCTGGGGAAGGAGTGCCACGAACCCCAGCTCCCTGACAAGGGATGCACCAAGTACCCTCACAGACTGTGCTGGCCTCCCACAGAGGCACAGGGGAGCACCCAACTATGTCACCTGCACAACATCCAGGCTGGCAGCACCCGCTCGCCCAACGTTAATGGTAATGGGCTTCACCAGGGCGCTCTTGGCAAAGTTCTGGATCTTCTTGGGCATTGTGGCACTGAAAAGAAGGGTCTGCCGCTGGCCCTGTGTGGGGAACACAGTGTGGGCAAGGATTTAGCGCTCACCCAACCAGGTGGGTGCAGGGATTGAGCTTCAGCGTGCTCGTATTATGCCGGCTCAGTACCTTGAAGTAGGAGAAGATGGTACGAATGTCCCCCTCAAAGCCCATATCGATCATCCTGTCAGCCTCATCCAAGGCCAAGTAACGGCAGATGTCCAAGCTCACCATCTTCTTCTGCAGCAGGTCCATCAGGCGGCCAGGTGTTGCCACCATCATGTGTACACCACTGTGGGATTACAAGAAGGCCACAGTCAGGCACTTGGATTCCTGCCCAATACGGTGACACATTGGGAAGGTAACATCCACCTGGCACATCACCTTCACCCCCCAGAGCTTCCCAAAGCCATCTAGCAAGGATGCCACCCCTCAGTCCCCTGCCAGAAGAGAGGacagctccagccctgcaaTCCACCCCCAGAAGTCCTTACTGTTTGATTGTCTCCATCTGCTCCTTGACAGACATGCCCCCAATGCAGAGGGCACAGCGCAGTGGGGGCAGGCCGTCCTCCTGCAGCAGGCGACAATAGTACTCAATGATGCCATGGGTCTGCCGGGCCAGCTCCCGCTGCAGAGACAAAACTTTATTGTTCCTACACCTCTGTGCAGGGAGGATCTGGGTTTGCCACTAAATATCAATCAAAGCTTCTTCCCACG from the Phalacrocorax aristotelis chromosome 8, bGulAri2.1, whole genome shotgun sequence genome contains:
- the DOK3 gene encoding docking protein 3, encoding MERPVKDGILYVQHCKFGKRSWRKMRAQLFAASPSGVARMEKFDVRDDGTALDKTSLRRCSRRVIRLSDCVSVGPAGTESCPKATAAFYLTTTEKSYVLAAEQRDEWIAQLCQLAFQGAKETMQSSDRTQPTPAVPMEENSLYSSWQDLTEFLVLVVRTEAAARCGLHGHYLLSALPQSLTLKDPQSRQPLLTWPYNFLRKFGQDQTIFSFEAGRRSDSGEGTFTFSTPRAPELCRAVAAAIACHQQGKDAPDPRLFCALDPQLSTQGLEPQPWAPGAEEPQSSPTLGGAQPASHPHTSLSCFPPPEPEATGPIVYASIARGRQPFFGPGRPGPGEPWAAGKLPPEHLYENIFTAETGPARAEQGEEEEEGQWELGCRQAPEGHSNEAGPLYDNRAALAQLPRGSPQPPEQRWGRGGPEVPPGAPGPKPQSNLRSKLVRLLSRETPGPRDWA
- the DDX41 gene encoding putative ATP-dependent RNA helicase DDX41; the encoded protein is MEAGADRKRQREESAATSDLSGGEDDDYVPYVPVKQRKQQMLQKLLQMRRKVVSEEEQRDSGSEQRGDEDDIPLGPQSNISLLDQHQHLKEKAEARKESAKEKQLKEEEKILESVAEGRALMSVKEMAKGITYDDPIKTSWRAPRYILGMSEARHDRVRKKYHILVEGEGIPPPIKSFKEMKFPAAILRGLKKKGIQQPTPIQIQGIPTILSGRDMIGIAFTGSGKTLVFTLPVIMFCLEQEKRLPFSKREGPYGLIICPSRELARQTHGIIEYYCRLLQEDGLPPLRCALCIGGMSVKEQMETIKHGVHMMVATPGRLMDLLQKKMVSLDICRYLALDEADRMIDMGFEGDIRTIFSYFKGQRQTLLFSATMPKKIQNFAKSALVKPITINVGRAGAASLDVVQEVEYVKEEAKMVYLLECLQKTPPPVLIFAEKKADVDAIHEYLLLKGVEAVAIHGGKDQEERTKAIEAFRDGKKDVLVATDVASKGLDFPAIQHVINYDMPEEIENYVHRIGRTGRSGNTGIATTFINKACDESVLMDLKALLLEAKQKVPPVLQVLHCGDETMLDIGGERGCAFCGGLGHRITDCPKLEAMQTKQVSNIGRKDYLAHSSMDF